One Rattus rattus isolate New Zealand chromosome 12, Rrattus_CSIRO_v1, whole genome shotgun sequence genomic window carries:
- the C12H3orf14 gene encoding uncharacterized protein C3orf14 homolog isoform X2, whose protein sequence is MTSLFTQEVHLSKRHEEIVSQRLMLLQKMKNKFGDQSTERASLQATETACRRNLQLLQDIDVAEKAFQTKLTPHPQPEMLSLETHYWASVEEHVPKWEQFLLGKALYPIGAESQSEAPFVQSEAKS, encoded by the exons ATGACTTCCTTGTTTACTCAAGAAGTTCACCTTTCTAAAAGGCATGAAGAAAT agtgtCCCAAAGATTAATGTtacttcagaaaatgaaaaataaatttggagATCAAAGCACAGAGAGGGCATCTCTCCAAGCCACCGAGACTGCTTGTAGAAGGAACCTCCAGCTCTTGCAG GACATAGATGTTGCAGAGAAAGCTTTTCAGACCAAGCTTACCCCACATCCACAGCCGGAGATGCTTTCTCTTGAG actcaTTACTGGGCATCAGTAGAAGAACATGTCCCCAAATGGGAACAGTTTCTTTTAGGAAAAGCACTGTATCCGATTGGGGCTGAAAGTCAAAGTGAGGCACCATTTGTTCAAAGCGAAGCGAAGTCCTAA
- the C12H3orf14 gene encoding uncharacterized protein C3orf14 homolog isoform X1 has product MTSLFTQEVHLSKRHEEIVSQRLMLLQKMKNKFGDQSTERASLQATETACRRNLQLLQDIDVAEKAFQTKLTPHPQPEMLSLETHYWASVEEHVPKWEQFLLGKALVQYVPVSGRLRMVLKNESWEWLLNSDRLI; this is encoded by the exons ATGACTTCCTTGTTTACTCAAGAAGTTCACCTTTCTAAAAGGCATGAAGAAAT agtgtCCCAAAGATTAATGTtacttcagaaaatgaaaaataaatttggagATCAAAGCACAGAGAGGGCATCTCTCCAAGCCACCGAGACTGCTTGTAGAAGGAACCTCCAGCTCTTGCAG GACATAGATGTTGCAGAGAAAGCTTTTCAGACCAAGCTTACCCCACATCCACAGCCGGAGATGCTTTCTCTTGAG actcaTTACTGGGCATCAGTAGAAGAACATGTCCCCAAATGGGAACAGTTTCTTTTAGGAAAAGCACT CGTTCAGTATGTACCAGTTTCAGGAAGGCTCAGGATGGTTTTGAAAAATGAGAGCTGGGAATGGCTACTGAATTCCGACAGGCTTATTTGA
- the C12H3orf14 gene encoding uncharacterized protein C3orf14 homolog isoform X3 — protein MTSLFTQEVHLSKRHEEIVSQRLMLLQKMKNKFGDQSTERASLQATETACRRNLQLLQDIDVAEKAFQTKLTPHPQPEMLSLETHYWASVEEHVPKWEQFLLGKALMYQFQEGSGWF, from the exons ATGACTTCCTTGTTTACTCAAGAAGTTCACCTTTCTAAAAGGCATGAAGAAAT agtgtCCCAAAGATTAATGTtacttcagaaaatgaaaaataaatttggagATCAAAGCACAGAGAGGGCATCTCTCCAAGCCACCGAGACTGCTTGTAGAAGGAACCTCCAGCTCTTGCAG GACATAGATGTTGCAGAGAAAGCTTTTCAGACCAAGCTTACCCCACATCCACAGCCGGAGATGCTTTCTCTTGAG actcaTTACTGGGCATCAGTAGAAGAACATGTCCCCAAATGGGAACAGTTTCTTTTAGGAAAAGCACT TATGTACCAGTTTCAGGAAGGCTCAGGATGGTTTTGA